CAGAGTGGGTCACCCTAATGCTGACCACCATGTGTGACAGTATTTGATTATTTCTGTCACTGCCCAAATCTTAGGAAATTCcttaatgaataaagaaaagatgacatGCATGTATTACCTGTTGACATGATGAAAAACATCAAAGAATAAATCACAAGTACTCACCCTCCGCCGAGCATGCTTTCGGGACGTGGTGGCAGCAGGAGCACCCAAACATGGGCGTGCCTCATTGGCcagggaggcagagaaggaacgCGTGATTGAGGAGATTGCTACCGAGAAAGTTGATGAAGAGGACAATGGCGGAGTGACTGGTGCAGAGACTGGTGGGGACACTGAGTGGTGGGTGCGAGGTGTGTGAGGCTGGTGCTGGTTGATGTTTGGTGGTGTGGCCTGGAGGGGGGACAGAGGGGAGCGGGGAGATGGTGGCagcaagagaggggagaggtgggcaTGGTTGCGGGGAGAGTTGACAGGGGAGCCTCTAGGTGAGCCTTTTAGAGGGCCAGCATCAGAGGGCAGCTTCAGCAGatcctttgagtctatcctttcTCCTGTGAAGAAGACACAAA
Above is a genomic segment from Portunus trituberculatus isolate SZX2019 chromosome 40, ASM1759143v1, whole genome shotgun sequence containing:
- the LOC123515993 gene encoding uncharacterized protein DKFZp434B061-like; this translates as MTLKVCNLQGVTDALFREFMSQPGERQWCSEILHSITKGERIDSKDLLKLPSDAGPLKGSPRGSPVNSPRNHAHLSPLLLPPSPRSPLSPLQATPPNINQHQPHTPRTHHSVSPPVSAPVTPPLSSSSTFSVAISSITRSFSASLANEARPCLGAPAATTSRKHARRRPGGVGSGARASEAAAGGGAAPGGQTCPVVCYPEPRVRYTSSDRRPLPGMCWCRCSVNSKVSNSEQWECAWAVSAPVHWCQV